In Fluviispira sanaruensis, a genomic segment contains:
- a CDS encoding NAD(P)/FAD-dependent oxidoreductase, whose translation MNKEVFHSDIAIIGAGAVGLSLAANLAKKYPQKSVALLERHDGFGREISSRNSEVIHAGIYYGKESLKAKYCLKGKDLLYNFCREYSIPHIKCGKYIVSSSEEQNDALFEIQKNAAENGVSLELLSEKQLSKETKLSHFKNALYSPETGIFDSHKYMQTLERMAQEKNVFLAYKNSFNKILDINNDEIIFEAYDEKQNYFYMKCQYFINAGGLSSAKIANQFYPHEIYKNKACRGRYYSLSSKYNNYFDKLIYPIPDNDCVGIHTTNELDGKVKLGPDSDWTFAETYEASDPSLCQFFAKEDDVKELFFTEGKKLIPSLTLNDLTQNYIGVRPKLFIENQPEEDFKILKIINGNTQAIHLLGIESPGLTSSLAIGDDIKLE comes from the coding sequence ATGAATAAAGAAGTTTTTCATAGTGACATTGCTATTATCGGTGCAGGTGCTGTTGGCTTATCTTTAGCAGCAAATCTTGCAAAAAAATACCCACAAAAATCTGTTGCACTCCTTGAACGACATGATGGTTTTGGTAGGGAAATATCTTCACGTAATAGTGAGGTTATTCATGCTGGAATTTACTATGGCAAAGAATCACTGAAAGCAAAATACTGTTTAAAAGGAAAGGATTTATTATATAATTTTTGTCGAGAATATTCAATTCCACATATTAAGTGCGGCAAATATATTGTCAGTTCATCTGAAGAGCAAAATGATGCTTTATTTGAAATACAAAAAAATGCTGCTGAGAATGGAGTCTCGCTTGAATTGTTATCAGAAAAGCAACTGAGCAAGGAAACAAAATTAAGTCATTTTAAAAATGCTCTTTATTCGCCTGAAACAGGAATTTTTGATAGTCACAAATATATGCAAACGCTTGAAAGAATGGCACAGGAAAAAAACGTATTTCTTGCATATAAAAACTCTTTTAATAAAATTCTGGACATTAACAATGATGAGATTATATTTGAAGCTTATGATGAAAAACAAAATTACTTCTACATGAAGTGTCAATATTTTATAAATGCAGGAGGACTCTCCTCTGCCAAAATTGCCAATCAGTTTTATCCTCACGAAATTTATAAAAACAAAGCCTGTCGAGGACGTTATTACTCATTATCATCAAAATACAATAATTATTTTGATAAGCTTATTTATCCCATTCCCGATAATGACTGTGTTGGAATACATACAACCAATGAGCTCGATGGCAAAGTTAAACTCGGGCCCGACTCCGATTGGACATTTGCTGAGACATATGAAGCAAGTGACCCAAGCCTCTGCCAATTCTTTGCTAAGGAAGATGATGTGAAAGAACTCTTTTTTACTGAAGGTAAGAAATTAATTCCGTCACTTACTTTAAATGATTTGACACAGAATTATATTGGCGTACGACCTAAACTATTTATAGAAAATCAACCAGAAGAAGATTTTAAAATCTTAAAGATTATAAATGGCAACACCCAAGCCATCCATTTGCTGGGTATTGAATCCCCAGGACTCACTTCTTCGTTAGCGATTGGGGATGATATTAAATTAGAATAG
- the rho gene encoding transcription termination factor Rho: MQQSGSAPHQNRSFQGQNNFSQPLNRNPNMGRRSENPRPVVSGDEKEPEFNSEVPVMNLKELKEKHISDLVHMAKEMGIDGAANLRKQDLVFALLEAQAVRNGVVYSEGVLETLPDGFGFLRAPDYNYLPGPDDIYVSPSQIRRFNLRTGDTVSGQIRPPKDNERYFALLKVESVNGETPDFTGEKILFDNLTTIHPDFRFKLEHDPQVYSTRLIDLFAPIGKGQRALIVAPPKTGKTILLQNIANSIAQNHPEAVLIVLLIDERPEEVTDMERSVRGEVVSSTFDEPAQRHVQVAEMVIEKAKRLVEHKKDVVILLDSITRLARAYNSVVPPSGKILTGGVDANALHKPKRFFGAARNVEEGGSLTIIATALIDTGSRMDEVIFEEFKGTGNMELVLDRRLAERRVFPAIDINKSATRREDLLLGRETLNRLWVLRKVLHPMSPIESMEFLLQRFERCETNDDFLNSMNG; the protein is encoded by the coding sequence ATGCAGCAGAGTGGAAGTGCTCCGCATCAAAATCGTTCTTTTCAAGGACAAAACAATTTTTCTCAACCCTTGAATCGCAATCCAAACATGGGCAGAAGATCAGAAAATCCTCGTCCAGTTGTGAGCGGTGATGAAAAAGAGCCTGAATTTAACTCTGAAGTTCCTGTTATGAATCTTAAGGAACTCAAAGAAAAACACATCAGTGACCTTGTCCATATGGCAAAAGAAATGGGCATTGACGGAGCTGCAAACTTAAGAAAGCAAGATCTCGTATTTGCTTTGCTCGAAGCACAAGCTGTGCGCAATGGTGTTGTTTATTCTGAAGGTGTGCTTGAAACCTTACCCGATGGTTTTGGTTTCTTAAGAGCACCTGACTATAATTATTTACCTGGGCCAGATGACATCTATGTCTCTCCTTCGCAAATCCGTCGCTTTAACCTGCGCACGGGCGATACCGTTTCTGGACAAATCCGTCCACCAAAGGACAATGAGCGTTATTTTGCCTTGTTAAAAGTTGAATCTGTGAATGGTGAAACACCTGACTTCACAGGTGAGAAAATATTATTCGATAACTTAACAACCATTCACCCTGACTTCCGTTTTAAACTTGAACACGATCCTCAAGTTTATAGCACACGTCTTATCGATCTCTTTGCGCCTATTGGTAAAGGACAGCGTGCTCTTATTGTGGCGCCACCAAAGACCGGTAAAACAATTCTTTTACAAAATATTGCGAATTCCATTGCACAAAACCATCCCGAAGCTGTTCTCATTGTTTTGCTTATTGATGAGCGTCCGGAAGAAGTTACGGACATGGAACGTTCTGTGCGTGGAGAAGTTGTCAGCAGTACTTTCGATGAACCTGCGCAACGCCATGTGCAAGTAGCAGAAATGGTCATTGAAAAAGCGAAACGCCTTGTAGAACACAAAAAAGATGTTGTGATTTTGCTTGACTCAATCACGCGCCTTGCCCGTGCTTACAACAGCGTAGTGCCACCGAGTGGAAAAATCTTAACAGGTGGTGTGGATGCCAACGCGTTACACAAACCAAAAAGATTCTTCGGTGCTGCGCGTAATGTGGAAGAAGGTGGAAGCCTTACCATTATTGCAACAGCATTGATCGATACGGGCAGCCGTATGGACGAAGTTATTTTCGAAGAATTCAAAGGGACAGGTAACATGGAGCTTGTACTCGATCGCCGCTTAGCAGAACGCCGTGTGTTTCCTGCTATCGACATCAACAAAAGTGCAACCCGTCGTGAAGATCTTCTTCTCGGTAGAGAAACTCTCAATCGCTTGTGGGTTCTCCGCAAGGTTCTTCATCCTATGTCACCGATTGAATCTATGGAGTTCTTACTCCAAAGGTTTGAACGTTGTGAAACCAACGATGATTTCCTTAACAGCATGAACGGTTAA